One genomic segment of Bradyrhizobium diazoefficiens includes these proteins:
- a CDS encoding response regulator produces the protein MPRVLIIDDQKDVRAMIAIVLRVNRFEVVEAESGAAGLKAFADGRFDAAIVDIFLGDTNGVDVIASLRERAPGLPIIAVSGVTALDFMEQSPHLADVVCLQKPFRPNDLLQALRKAQAAAGGELPAAV, from the coding sequence ATGCCCCGCGTTCTCATCATCGACGACCAGAAGGACGTCCGCGCGATGATCGCGATCGTGCTCCGGGTCAATCGTTTCGAGGTCGTGGAGGCGGAGAGCGGCGCGGCGGGGTTGAAAGCCTTTGCCGATGGCCGGTTTGACGCAGCGATCGTCGACATCTTTCTTGGTGACACCAACGGCGTCGATGTCATCGCGAGCCTGCGCGAGCGTGCGCCGGGGCTCCCAATCATCGCGGTATCGGGGGTGACGGCGCTCGACTTCATGGAACAATCGCCTCACCTCGCCGACGTCGTCTGCCTGCAAAAGCCGTTCCGGCCGAACGATCTGCTGCAAGCGCTGCGCAAGGCCCAGGCCGCGGCCGGCGGCGAACTGCCAGCTGCCGTCTGA
- a CDS encoding branched-chain amino acid ABC transporter substrate-binding protein, with protein MKSLKLIGLAFGASLALLSAAFAQDVTVAVAGPMTGGESAFGRQMKNGAEMAVADINAAGGVNGKKLALDVEDDACDPKQARSVAEKIASAKMPFVAGHYCSSSSIPASEAYADGNVLQITPASTNPTFTERKLWNVARVCGRDDQQGLIAAQYIAKNFKGKNIAILNDKTTYGKGLADETKKALNKAGITEKMYESYNKGDKDFNAIVSRLKRDNIDLVYVGGYHQESGLILRQMRDQGLKTILMAGDALADKEYASITGPAGEGTLFTFGPDPRNKPTAKKIVEAFKAKGIDPEGYTLYTYAAMQVWSQAAKKAGTTDAKKVMEAMKAGKWDTVIGPIEYDAKGDIKQIDYVVYKWDAKGGYAEVSGQGT; from the coding sequence ATGAAATCACTCAAGCTCATCGGTCTGGCATTCGGCGCATCGCTCGCGCTCTTGAGCGCGGCATTCGCGCAGGATGTCACCGTCGCAGTCGCAGGCCCGATGACCGGCGGCGAGTCCGCCTTCGGCCGCCAGATGAAGAACGGCGCCGAGATGGCCGTGGCCGATATCAACGCCGCCGGCGGTGTCAACGGCAAGAAGCTTGCGCTCGACGTCGAGGACGATGCCTGCGATCCGAAGCAGGCGCGCTCGGTCGCCGAGAAGATCGCCAGCGCCAAGATGCCGTTCGTCGCCGGCCACTATTGCTCGTCATCGTCGATCCCGGCGTCCGAAGCCTATGCCGACGGCAATGTGCTCCAGATCACGCCGGCCTCGACCAATCCCACCTTCACCGAGCGCAAGCTGTGGAACGTGGCGCGCGTCTGCGGCCGGGACGATCAGCAGGGCCTGATCGCGGCCCAGTACATCGCCAAGAATTTCAAGGGCAAGAACATCGCGATCCTCAACGACAAGACCACCTATGGCAAGGGTCTTGCCGATGAGACCAAGAAGGCGCTCAACAAGGCCGGCATCACCGAGAAGATGTACGAGTCCTACAACAAGGGCGACAAGGACTTCAACGCGATCGTCTCGCGCCTGAAGCGCGACAACATCGACCTCGTCTATGTCGGCGGCTACCACCAGGAGAGCGGCCTGATCCTGCGCCAGATGCGCGATCAAGGCCTCAAGACGATCCTGATGGCCGGCGACGCGCTCGCCGACAAGGAGTACGCCTCCATCACCGGCCCCGCCGGCGAAGGCACGCTGTTCACCTTCGGCCCCGACCCGCGCAACAAGCCGACCGCCAAGAAGATCGTCGAGGCGTTCAAGGCCAAGGGAATCGACCCCGAAGGCTACACCCTCTACACCTATGCTGCGATGCAGGTCTGGTCGCAGGCAGCCAAGAAGGCCGGCACCACCGACGCCAAGAAGGTCATGGAAGCGATGAAGGCCGGCAAGTGGGACACCGTGATCGGCCCGATCGAGTATGACGCCAAGGGCGACATCAAGCAGATCGACTACGTCGTCTACAAGTGGGACGCCAAGGGCGGCTACGCCGAGGTCAGCGGCCAGGGCACCTGA
- a CDS encoding ABC transporter ATP-binding protein, whose amino-acid sequence MTSPTPLLAIRGLRAAYGKIEALKGVDIEINAGEIVALIGANGAGKSTLMMTIFGKPRARAGQILYEGRDITDVPTHTIAHLRIAQSPEGRRIFPRMSVAENLQMGADATECTDTERDATLQRVFTLFPRLKERYVQRGGTLSGGEQQMLAIGRALMSRPRLLLLDEPSLGLAPLIARQIFDAIRTLNRQDGLTVLIVEQNANHALKLAHRGYVMVNGLITLAGTGAELLQRPEIRAAYLEGGRHS is encoded by the coding sequence GTGACGTCACCCACCCCCCTGCTCGCGATCCGCGGTCTTCGCGCCGCCTACGGCAAGATCGAGGCGCTGAAGGGCGTCGACATCGAGATCAATGCCGGCGAGATCGTGGCGCTGATCGGCGCCAACGGCGCCGGCAAGTCGACGCTGATGATGACGATCTTCGGCAAGCCGCGCGCCCGTGCCGGCCAGATCCTCTACGAAGGCCGCGACATCACCGACGTCCCCACCCACACGATCGCGCATTTGCGCATCGCGCAATCGCCTGAGGGACGCCGTATCTTCCCGCGCATGAGCGTCGCCGAAAACCTGCAGATGGGAGCGGACGCCACCGAGTGCACCGACACTGAGCGCGACGCGACGCTGCAGCGCGTGTTCACGTTGTTCCCGCGCTTGAAGGAACGCTACGTGCAGCGCGGCGGAACCCTGTCCGGCGGCGAGCAGCAGATGCTGGCGATCGGCCGCGCCCTGATGAGCCGCCCCCGGCTGCTCCTGCTCGACGAGCCCTCGCTTGGGCTCGCCCCGCTGATCGCTCGCCAGATTTTCGATGCGATCCGCACCCTGAACCGGCAGGACGGCCTCACCGTGCTGATCGTCGAGCAGAACGCCAACCATGCCCTCAAGCTCGCACATCGCGGCTATGTCATGGTCAATGGCCTGATCACGCTGGCGGGCACCGGCGCCGAATTGTTGCAGCGCCCGGAGATCCGCGCCGCCTACCTGGAAGGCGGCCGGCACAGCTGA